In a single window of the Candidatus Methylarchaceae archaeon HK02M2 genome:
- a CDS encoding DUF5679 domain-containing protein, with amino-acid sequence MVQAYCVKCKEKREIKDPKQVTLKNKRPAVKGTCPV; translated from the coding sequence ATGGTACAAGCATATTGTGTAAAATGTAAAGAGAAAAGGGAGATAAAAGACCCAAAACAAGTGACATTAAAGAACAAGAGACCGGCTGTTAAGGGTACATGTCCGGTAT